From the Luteolibacter sp. Y139 genome, one window contains:
- a CDS encoding cation:proton antiporter yields the protein MAVTQSFPPRRASEMLEAMPVPWIDQLPLAAGGSSVTPFFGMLAMVLVLAVFVSLALVKLRQSLLVGYFLCGVLIANSGVLLLVGIGPQDPTIANLGELGVILLMFTLGLEFSVEEFRHLWRLSLFGGGLQVALTALIAGGVSRFTGLPWPETIVMSVAIALSSTAVAMKSFQEIGQPNNPGARFSLGVALFQDLLVILFMLMLPAIYGTGTGSTVGNIAWAIGKGVLFLGGAVLLGRYGNTPLLHAVARTRSRELFTLTIIGTCAAVALAGEALQLSLALGAFAAGLVLSESIYSHRIMADILPFKDLFLTIFFVSVGLMIDLGALAHQWAFVLLGTILILSVKGGIVFAVTKIMKVPLRPALLATASLASTGEFSLVLVKKAGGFRLFDPGVEQLLLACTAVTMGLVPSLMRGAGPLGRWLESKGLKSSSRPAPDMAPTAAVRKIADHAIICGYGPVGLSLNEAMRRCDIPTLVMELNADTVRELKAAGQPVLFADAAHPEALDLAGIERARFVAFTFPSVAITLAALPLVREKNPGILIFARAKFQTEVDQLRAHDVQVIHDERETSIAMIENAMGAYQRADLSHDAVLAIVDRK from the coding sequence ATGGCCGTGACGCAAAGCTTCCCTCCGCGCCGTGCATCGGAAATGCTGGAGGCGATGCCCGTGCCTTGGATCGATCAACTCCCTCTCGCCGCCGGTGGCTCCAGCGTGACGCCGTTTTTCGGCATGCTGGCCATGGTGCTGGTGCTGGCAGTCTTCGTCTCGCTGGCCTTGGTGAAGCTGCGCCAGAGCTTGCTCGTCGGCTATTTCCTCTGCGGCGTGTTGATTGCCAATAGCGGGGTGCTGCTTCTGGTCGGCATCGGCCCGCAGGACCCCACGATCGCGAACCTCGGCGAGCTCGGTGTGATCCTGCTGATGTTCACCCTCGGCCTGGAGTTCTCCGTCGAGGAATTCCGCCATCTCTGGCGCCTGTCGCTTTTCGGGGGAGGACTCCAGGTCGCACTCACCGCCCTCATCGCCGGCGGAGTCTCCCGATTCACCGGCCTGCCGTGGCCGGAAACCATCGTCATGTCGGTGGCCATCGCCCTCAGCTCCACCGCCGTGGCCATGAAGTCCTTCCAGGAAATCGGCCAGCCGAATAACCCCGGTGCCCGCTTCTCGCTGGGCGTCGCGCTTTTCCAAGACCTCCTCGTCATCCTCTTCATGCTGATGCTGCCGGCGATCTACGGCACCGGCACGGGATCCACGGTGGGCAATATCGCGTGGGCCATCGGAAAAGGCGTCCTGTTCCTCGGCGGAGCGGTACTGCTCGGCCGCTACGGCAATACCCCCCTCCTCCACGCCGTCGCCCGCACCCGCAGCCGCGAGCTCTTCACGCTGACCATCATCGGCACCTGCGCCGCAGTCGCGTTGGCAGGCGAAGCCCTGCAGCTCAGCCTCGCCCTCGGGGCCTTTGCCGCGGGCCTCGTGCTCAGCGAGTCGATCTACTCGCACCGCATCATGGCGGACATCCTGCCGTTCAAGGACCTGTTCCTCACAATCTTCTTCGTCTCGGTCGGCCTCATGATCGACCTCGGTGCGCTGGCTCACCAGTGGGCCTTCGTCCTGCTCGGGACCATCCTCATCCTCTCGGTGAAGGGCGGCATCGTCTTCGCCGTGACCAAGATCATGAAGGTGCCGCTGCGGCCCGCCCTCTTGGCCACCGCCAGCTTGGCGAGCACGGGGGAATTCTCACTCGTGCTGGTAAAAAAAGCCGGCGGCTTCCGGCTCTTCGATCCCGGCGTCGAGCAGCTCCTGCTCGCCTGCACCGCTGTCACCATGGGCCTCGTCCCCTCCCTGATGCGCGGCGCGGGACCGCTCGGCCGTTGGCTGGAAAGCAAGGGCCTCAAGTCCTCGTCCCGGCCCGCGCCCGACATGGCCCCCACCGCCGCCGTCCGCAAAATCGCCGACCACGCCATCATCTGCGGCTACGGCCCGGTCGGCCTGAGCCTCAATGAAGCCATGCGCCGCTGCGACATCCCCACGCTGGTGATGGAGCTGAATGCCGACACCGTCCGCGAGCTCAAGGCCGCCGGCCAGCCGGTGCTCTTCGCGGATGCAGCCCATCCGGAGGCACTCGATCTCGCCGGCATCGAGCGCGCGCGCTTCGTCGCCTTCACCTTCCCTTCCGTCGCCATCACCCTCGCCGCCCTGCCGCTGGTCCGTGAAAAGAATCCCGGCATCCTCATCTTCGCCCGCGCCAAGTTCCAGACCGAGGTCGACCAACTCCGCGCCCACGACGTGCAGGTCATTCATGACGAGCGCGAAACCTCCATCGCGATGATCGAAAACGCGATGGGAGCTTACCAGCGAGCCGATCTGTCGCACGATGCCGTGCTCGCAATTGTGGACCGCAAGTGA